The genomic segment ACCGCCTCGATAAAGAGACGAGCGGCCTGGTCGTGTTCGCGCGTTCCGTGTTGGCGGAGCGCGAACTCGGGTTGCAGTTCCGCAAGCACACGGTCGTCCGCCGCTACCTCACCGTCGTGCCGGGCATCCTCTCAGCACAGACGATCCGCTCGAACCTGGTGGCCGACCGCGGGGACGGGCGCCGCGGCAGCACCAAGCTCCCGGACGTGGGCAAAGAGGCAGTCACTCATGTGGCCGTCGAGGAGCGGTTCACGGGCTACACGCTCCTCTCGTGCCGGCTGGAGACCGGCCGCACGCACCAGATCCGCATTCACCTTTCGGAGGCCGGGCACCCGGTCTGTGGCGACAAGGTGTACGCGAAGCGGCCCGGTGGCGACGTCGTCGAGGACCGGAGCGGCGCCCCGCGGCTCGCCCTCCACGCGACCGAACTCGGGTTCGAGCACCCCGCCGGCGGTGAACACCTGCACTGGTCGATGCCGCTGCCGGGCGACCTGCAGAAGTTCGTTGACGGGCTGCGCACCGGGCGCGGCGCGCCGAAGTGAGCCCCGCGGTCGGCACCTCGGGAGGGCTCTACGGTAGGCACGCTTCCTGGAGCGCGGCCTTCTGGCGGATCAGGGAGAGGATCTCGGCCAGGTAAGACGCCGGCGGCAGGACCGGCAGGTCGTCTGCGGATACGACCTCACGCAGCCGGGCGTCGTCGTACACCACGTCCATGTTCAGGAACGGCAGGTAGTGCCGGAGCGACCGGAACACGCGCCGCCGCAGCGGCGTGTTCACCGTCTCCCGGAGGTGGGTGCGCGTCCATTCGGCCGGCGGGATCAGCCGGAGCGGGGTGCGGCGGCCGTTCGCCGCGGCCACCAGTTCACGCAGGTCGCCCACCCGCACGCAGCCCCCGGTGCCGGCCGAGAGGTGATAGCAGTCGTGCGCCCGGTTCGGGCACTCCAGGAGCCGGAGGGTGGCCTCGGCCACGAACCCCACGTCCACGATGTCGAGCCGCGCTTCGGGGTCCACGGGGAGCGCCGAGAACGCCCGCGTGAGCGGCGCGAACCACAGGATCTGGCGGGCGAACACCGGGTCGGGGAGCCCGGCGCTGAGAACGATGGTCGGGCGCAGGGTGAGGACCGGCAGGCCGCAGTCGCGGAGCGCCTGCTCGCCGACCGCCTTGGACTGCGTGTACTCGTTGAAGTGGTCGTTTCCCGGCCGGCACCCGTCGCCCTCGGCGAGACAGCGCCCCATCACCGCGCCCACGTTGGACGCGGTACTCATGTAGGCGATGAGCGGCTTGCGGCGGCACGTCCGGGCGAACTCGATGAGGCGCCGCACCCCCTCCACGTTCGTTTTCGCCGTGTCCCGGTGCGCGGCGAACGAGGTGTCGGCGGCGTTATGGATGATCACGTCCACCGACGCGGCGATCTCGTCGCGGACCTCGGGCGCCAGCCCCCAATCGGGGCGTAAAATGTCGCCGGCGACGGCCGTCCCGTAATCTTCGGCGGAGTCGTCGCCACTTCGCACGAGCCGTTCCCGCAACCGTTCGTCCGGGGTTCGGTCGGCGGTCGGACGGATCAGCGCCCACACCTTTCCCCGGTGGTCGCGGGCGACGAGGCGCCGGAACACTTCCCCGCCGATCAGGCCGGTCACCCCGGTCACCAGCACGTTGCTCTCGGGCGTCATAGGGGTTCGCATCCTTACTACTCCCTGGAATCCGCTTCCGGTCTTGCTGAGCGGCGAGAGCGAGCCGCGGTCGCGTTCGGCCCCTGGAACCGCCCGGCGGTTGGAGCTTCCGAACGCGCGCTCATCCCAGCCAGGAACCGAACGGCGTGTGTCGCGCTCGAACCGGTCGCAACCGTGCGCCGGGTGGCCGTCCGCGTGACAGTGACGCACCGAACCAAAGAAACACACGGGCTCGACCGGGCGGTGCCGACAGCAAATGCGTTTCCCGGTGGCAGACCGGGGCGTCGGGCAGAACACCGTACCGAGCGAATGGGAATCCTGTAACGGAACTATCGTACTAGAGCAACCCCGGAATTTACCCGAACTGGTCAAGACGGACCGTTCGCTCGGCCTTGTTCGCCGTTCTCATCATTGCTATTCAGGAACCTTGCTGCCGAGTGATCCGAACGCCGCGCACCCCAGGTGCCGGTCGAACACAAGCGAAACGAGGTGCCGCAATGGGTCGCCTGTTCAGTTTGAAAGCGTGTGTCGGGGTGGCGGTGGCGGCGGCCGGCTGGCTCATGTGGAAGGCGCATTCGGCCCGCTCCGCAGCGTTTACGGCCGCGGCCCTGGCCGGCGCGCCGGCCCTCGCGGAGGCCGACGAGGTCCGGACGTTCGCCGTCACCGTGGACGGCAAGCCGGGCGGCACGTACACGATCACGACCGCCGCGGCCGCCGACGGGACCGAGACGATCACCGTGGCCGCCGAGGTGAAGGTGAAGCTCGCGCTCTACACCTACGTCTACCAACTGAACAGCGCCGAGGTCTGGAAGAACGGCCAGTTGGTGTCGCTGGACGCGAAATCGAACGACGACGGGAAAAAGCGCACCGTATCCGCTGTGGCCGGCGACCGCGGCCTGACCGTGACGGTGAACCGCGAGTCCCGGAAGACCGGCGCGGACCTGATCACGGCGACGGGCGTGCGCGCCCCGGCCGCGGACAAGGCGCGCGACGCGGTCCTGTTCGACGCCGAGGACGGCTCGGAGACCGCGGTCCGCGTCGACCCGCTCGGCGCCTGCAAGGTCACCCTCAACGGTCAGGTGGTCGAGGGCACCCGGTTCAAACTGACCGGCAAAGACGTGGCCGCCGAGTGGTGGTTCGATAAGACCGGCCGCGCGATCCGGCAGGAAATGAAGTGGGACGGCCGCAAAGTGGTGATGGAACTGACCGCCATTCGCTGACCCGATTGCACCCGCCCCCGGTACCGCCGGGGGCAATCGTCCCGTGTGTTCTCGGACCCCGCCCGTGCCTAGATTCCGTCACTACAACGTGGCCCTTTG from the Frigoriglobus tundricola genome contains:
- a CDS encoding RluA family pseudouridine synthase, which produces MSFTLAPFTVSPQETGFTLAKVLRARLGGPSWNDVRKLVVARRVKIGDAVCSDEARRLKEGEVVVLLEHPKPLPRTAHPERLVVRHLDEHVVVVEKPAGVNTVRHPAELEWSEQRRELDPTLEDLTQWAVAHQLARPARELARLRIVHRLDKETSGLVVFARSVLAERELGLQFRKHTVVRRYLTVVPGILSAQTIRSNLVADRGDGRRGSTKLPDVGKEAVTHVAVEERFTGYTLLSCRLETGRTHQIRIHLSEAGHPVCGDKVYAKRPGGDVVEDRSGAPRLALHATELGFEHPAGGEHLHWSMPLPGDLQKFVDGLRTGRGAPK
- a CDS encoding DUF6134 family protein, translated to MGRLFSLKACVGVAVAAAGWLMWKAHSARSAAFTAAALAGAPALAEADEVRTFAVTVDGKPGGTYTITTAAAADGTETITVAAEVKVKLALYTYVYQLNSAEVWKNGQLVSLDAKSNDDGKKRTVSAVAGDRGLTVTVNRESRKTGADLITATGVRAPAADKARDAVLFDAEDGSETAVRVDPLGACKVTLNGQVVEGTRFKLTGKDVAAEWWFDKTGRAIRQEMKWDGRKVVMELTAIR
- a CDS encoding SDR family oxidoreductase, whose product is MRTPMTPESNVLVTGVTGLIGGEVFRRLVARDHRGKVWALIRPTADRTPDERLRERLVRSGDDSAEDYGTAVAGDILRPDWGLAPEVRDEIAASVDVIIHNAADTSFAAHRDTAKTNVEGVRRLIEFARTCRRKPLIAYMSTASNVGAVMGRCLAEGDGCRPGNDHFNEYTQSKAVGEQALRDCGLPVLTLRPTIVLSAGLPDPVFARQILWFAPLTRAFSALPVDPEARLDIVDVGFVAEATLRLLECPNRAHDCYHLSAGTGGCVRVGDLRELVAAANGRRTPLRLIPPAEWTRTHLRETVNTPLRRRVFRSLRHYLPFLNMDVVYDDARLREVVSADDLPVLPPASYLAEILSLIRQKAALQEACLP